One segment of Deinococcus metalli DNA contains the following:
- the ispG gene encoding flavodoxin-dependent (E)-4-hydroxy-3-methylbut-2-enyl-diphosphate synthase has product MTTRRQTVTVDVGGVPIGSAHPIVVQSMTNTDTADAEGTAIQVAQLARAGSEIVRVTVNTREAAAAIPEIVARLAEVGLSVPIVGDFHYNGHILLREFPLAARLLAKYRINPGNVGAGQHHDANFATMIEVAREYDKPVRIGVNWGSLDQQVLARLMDANAAAGSPKSGTDVMIDAMVVSALESAAYAEQLGLAHDKILISVKVSSAPELWQVYRQLAPLCDYPLHLGLTEAGMGMKGIVASSVALAPLLTEGIGDTIRVSLTPEPGASRKLEVEVAQQMLQSLGLRQFLPQVTSCPGCGRTTSVFFQELAQKIQDFIRDTMPEWKARYPGVEEMQVAVMGCIVNGPGESKHANIGISLPGTGEDPRAPVYQDGKLLTTLKGPRIAEDFQALLEAYVERTYGSDVPA; this is encoded by the coding sequence ATGACCACCCGCCGCCAGACCGTGACCGTGGACGTGGGCGGCGTGCCCATCGGCAGCGCGCACCCCATCGTCGTGCAGAGCATGACCAACACCGACACCGCCGACGCCGAGGGCACCGCCATCCAGGTCGCGCAGCTCGCCCGCGCCGGCAGCGAGATCGTGCGCGTGACCGTCAATACCCGCGAAGCTGCCGCCGCCATTCCCGAGATCGTCGCCCGGCTCGCGGAGGTCGGCCTGAGCGTGCCCATCGTCGGGGACTTCCACTACAACGGGCACATCCTGCTGCGCGAGTTTCCGCTGGCGGCGCGGCTGCTCGCCAAGTACCGCATCAACCCGGGCAACGTGGGGGCCGGCCAGCACCACGATGCAAACTTCGCCACCATGATCGAGGTCGCCCGGGAGTACGACAAGCCGGTGCGGATCGGCGTGAACTGGGGCAGCCTCGACCAGCAGGTGCTCGCCCGCCTGATGGACGCGAACGCCGCCGCCGGCAGCCCCAAGAGCGGCACGGACGTCATGATCGACGCGATGGTCGTGTCCGCGCTGGAATCCGCCGCGTACGCCGAACAGCTCGGCCTCGCGCACGACAAGATCCTGATCTCGGTGAAGGTCAGCAGCGCGCCGGAACTGTGGCAGGTCTACCGTCAGCTTGCCCCGCTGTGCGACTACCCGCTGCACCTGGGCCTGACGGAGGCCGGCATGGGCATGAAGGGCATCGTGGCCAGCAGCGTGGCCCTCGCGCCGCTGCTCACCGAGGGCATCGGCGACACCATCCGCGTGTCGCTGACCCCGGAACCCGGCGCGAGCCGCAAGCTGGAGGTCGAGGTCGCCCAGCAGATGCTCCAGAGCCTGGGGCTGCGCCAGTTTTTGCCGCAGGTCACGAGCTGCCCCGGCTGTGGGCGCACCACCAGCGTCTTCTTCCAGGAACTTGCTCAGAAGATCCAGGACTTCATCCGCGACACCATGCCCGAGTGGAAGGCGAGGTACCCCGGCGTGGAGGAGATGCAGGTCGCCGTGATGGGCTGCATCGTGAACGGCCCCGGCGAGAGCAAGCACGCCAACATCGGCATCTCGCTGCCCGGCACCGGCGAGGACCCCCGCGCCCCCGTGTACCAGGACGGCAAACTCCTGACCACCCTGAAGGGCCCCCGCATCGCCGAGGACTTCCAGGCGCTGCTGGAGGCCTATGTCGAGCGAACCTACGGCAGCGACGTTCCAGCGTAG
- a CDS encoding TetR/AcrR family transcriptional regulator gives MPYPSKLTPETIEEVAWTLFQAGGPDALSMRSLADALGVRAGSLYRHVDSRDALLHALAQRAARDLQAELVRAAEGHLPRNALQAAAGAYLHYARTHPHAYALLLVPDAHGPANGLATDAGKALWNTLLGLVGALSGDLDDTDHAVAVWTFLHGAASLDRAGIYGGSGPRGGIDLGVNAILDHAQDAGRRKRPS, from the coding sequence ATGCCCTATCCGTCCAAGCTCACGCCCGAGACCATTGAGGAGGTCGCGTGGACGCTGTTCCAGGCCGGCGGCCCCGACGCGCTGAGCATGCGCTCACTTGCAGACGCGCTGGGTGTGCGGGCTGGCAGCCTGTACCGCCATGTCGACAGTCGGGACGCCCTGCTGCACGCCCTCGCGCAGCGAGCGGCCCGTGACCTGCAGGCCGAACTCGTCCGCGCCGCCGAGGGCCACCTGCCCCGCAACGCACTCCAGGCCGCCGCCGGGGCGTACCTGCACTACGCCCGCACCCACCCGCACGCCTACGCCCTCTTGCTTGTCCCGGACGCACACGGCCCCGCCAACGGCCTGGCCACGGACGCCGGTAAGGCGCTGTGGAACACCTTGCTGGGCCTCGTCGGGGCGCTCAGCGGCGACCTCGACGACACGGACCACGCGGTCGCCGTGTGGACGTTCCTGCACGGCGCAGCCAGCCTGGACCGCGCCGGAATCTACGGCGGCAGCGGTCCGCGCGGCGGCATCGACCTCGGCGTGAATGCCATCCTCGACCACGCGCAGGACGCCGGCCGTCGTAAGCGTCCTTCCTGA
- a CDS encoding metal-sulfur cluster assembly factor — protein sequence MDDTTPPVADAASSGLPSTEQILDSLKVVKDPEIPVNVVDLGLIYGVDIDPNGAVDITMTLTSVGCPVQDLIRADAEMAVGRLDGVTDVNVEFVWTPPWGPDKMTEDGKRQMRMFGFNV from the coding sequence ATGGACGACACGACTCCCCCGGTGGCCGACGCGGCGAGCAGCGGCCTGCCCAGCACCGAGCAGATCCTGGACTCCCTGAAGGTCGTGAAAGACCCCGAGATTCCCGTGAATGTCGTGGACCTCGGCCTGATCTACGGCGTGGACATCGATCCGAACGGCGCGGTGGACATCACCATGACCCTGACCAGCGTGGGCTGCCCCGTGCAGGACCTGATCCGCGCCGACGCGGAGATGGCCGTGGGCCGCCTGGACGGCGTGACCGACGTGAACGTGGAGTTCGTGTGGACGCCGCCATGGGGCCCGGACAAGATGACCGAGGACGGCAAGCGCCAGATGCGGATGTTCGGCTTCAACGTGTGA
- a CDS encoding zinc metallopeptidase, producing MFLGPYTVLILIVFVASMAIQAYLSSTYRKWGQVRNPRSMTGADVARLMLDENGLGHIPVQAVPGNLTDHYDPIRKTVNLSESVYGVPSVGAMAVAAHEVGHAIQDKVHMPALVLRGQMAVPLNLGMNLAPLLLLAGIFLHISGLLWLGAILFGFALLFHLVTLPVEFDASRRALNYLQQRGLSGGGEGGNGARAVLTAAALTYVAGFAMALAQFLNILGIARSSDD from the coding sequence ATGTTCCTTGGCCCGTACACCGTCCTTATCCTGATCGTCTTCGTGGCCTCCATGGCCATCCAGGCGTACCTGAGCAGCACCTACCGCAAATGGGGGCAGGTCCGGAATCCGCGCTCCATGACCGGCGCCGATGTCGCCCGCCTGATGCTCGACGAGAACGGCCTGGGTCACATCCCCGTGCAGGCCGTGCCCGGCAACCTGACCGACCACTACGACCCCATCCGCAAGACCGTGAACCTCAGCGAGAGCGTGTACGGCGTGCCCAGCGTGGGCGCCATGGCCGTCGCCGCGCACGAGGTCGGCCACGCCATCCAGGACAAGGTGCACATGCCGGCCCTGGTGCTACGCGGACAGATGGCCGTGCCGCTGAACCTCGGCATGAACCTCGCGCCGCTGCTGCTGCTCGCCGGCATCTTCCTGCACATCAGCGGTCTGCTGTGGCTCGGGGCGATCCTGTTCGGTTTTGCCCTGCTGTTTCACCTCGTCACGCTGCCCGTCGAATTCGACGCCAGCCGCCGTGCCCTGAACTACCTCCAGCAGCGCGGCCTGAGTGGCGGCGGCGAGGGGGGCAACGGCGCCCGTGCAGTGCTGACTGCCGCCGCCCTGACCTACGTGGCCGGCTTCGCCATGGCCCTCGCGCAGTTCCTGAACATCCTCGGCATCGCCCGCAGCAGCGACGACTGA
- a CDS encoding rhodanese-like domain-containing protein — protein sequence MTLPDTGTVIDLRPDDLRAAQPLDGLIPLPVVAVTLDAIEEGQHALAPLTAPLVVVCERGVRSGLAARYLRADGLDAHAYPGGVPALLRELGRTRPG from the coding sequence ATGACCCTGCCCGACACCGGCACCGTGATCGACCTGCGGCCGGACGACCTGCGCGCCGCCCAGCCTCTGGACGGCTTGATTCCCCTGCCGGTCGTGGCCGTCACGCTGGACGCCATCGAGGAGGGCCAGCACGCCCTGGCGCCCCTGACAGCGCCCCTGGTGGTGGTCTGCGAGCGCGGCGTGCGCTCCGGCCTGGCCGCCCGGTACCTGCGGGCCGACGGACTGGACGCCCACGCGTACCCCGGCGGGGTGCCGGCCCTGCTGCGCGAACTCGGTCGTACGCGCCCCGGCTAG
- a CDS encoding MBL fold metallo-hydrolase yields MSRPPIRVTQFGLINTYLVPEADGVTLIDAGLPGLERRVQRAVRALGRPLTRVALTHAHDDHIGAVDALMAARPGLELLVGENDAALLAERGCRAAPTRLLRAGDRIGSLTVIDTPGHSPGHVAFLDDRDGTLYAGDTFVSVPSLHVASVLSAVFPLPTLGTHDPAQTTRSARALLDVPARFLAVGHGRVLADPLPAMRRAVEHAESGEEPSALTRRIAGTVARMTGMGSAAAVAGKNGVAQQSER; encoded by the coding sequence ATGAGTCGCCCTCCGATCCGCGTCACGCAGTTTGGCCTGATCAACACCTACCTCGTGCCGGAAGCGGACGGCGTCACGCTGATCGACGCGGGTCTGCCGGGCCTGGAGCGCCGCGTCCAGCGCGCTGTCCGCGCCCTCGGCCGGCCACTGACCCGCGTTGCGCTGACCCATGCCCACGACGACCACATCGGCGCGGTGGACGCCCTGATGGCCGCCCGGCCCGGTCTGGAACTCCTCGTCGGCGAGAACGACGCCGCGCTGCTCGCGGAGCGGGGCTGCCGCGCCGCGCCCACCCGCCTGCTGCGGGCCGGCGACCGGATCGGATCGCTGACGGTCATCGACACGCCGGGGCACTCGCCCGGCCACGTCGCCTTCCTGGACGACCGCGACGGTACGCTGTACGCCGGCGACACCTTCGTGAGCGTTCCGTCCCTCCACGTCGCCAGCGTCCTGAGCGCCGTGTTCCCCCTGCCAACGCTGGGCACGCACGACCCCGCGCAGACCACCCGCAGCGCCCGCGCCCTGCTGGATGTGCCCGCGCGGTTCCTCGCGGTCGGTCACGGCCGGGTGCTTGCCGATCCGCTGCCCGCGATGCGCCGCGCGGTCGAACACGCCGAAAGTGGGGAGGAGCCGTCGGCCCTGACGCGCCGGATCGCCGGGACGGTGGCGCGCATGACCGGGATGGGCAGCGCGGCAGCCGTCGCCGGCAAGAACGGGGTGGCTCAGCAGAGCGAGCGCTGA
- the map gene encoding type I methionyl aminopeptidase, whose product MSRVALKSAREIEIMRRAGALVAETFRVLEPYVKPGVTLKELDTLAEEHIRRAGAVPAYLGYGPKSSPFPGTICASVNEVICHGIPDGRVLEDGDIVGVDIGVLLDGYYGDACYTYTVGTVSERVQGLVDTTRECLNAGLEVVRPGARLGDIGYAIQSLAEGRGYSVVHEYTGHGIGKKLHDEPTVYHHGVRYTGLKLQPGMVFTIEPMINLGRPETRLLSDKWTVITADKQPSAQFEHTVVVTNKGHEVLTL is encoded by the coding sequence ATGAGCCGTGTCGCCCTGAAATCCGCCCGCGAGATCGAGATCATGCGCCGCGCCGGGGCGCTGGTGGCCGAGACCTTCCGTGTGCTGGAACCGTATGTGAAACCCGGCGTGACCCTGAAGGAACTCGACACGCTGGCCGAGGAGCACATCCGCCGGGCGGGCGCGGTGCCCGCGTACCTGGGCTACGGCCCCAAGTCCAGTCCGTTTCCCGGCACCATCTGCGCCAGCGTGAACGAGGTGATCTGCCACGGCATCCCGGACGGCCGCGTGCTGGAGGACGGGGACATCGTTGGCGTGGACATCGGCGTGCTGCTCGACGGCTACTACGGCGACGCGTGCTACACGTACACGGTGGGCACCGTCAGCGAGCGGGTGCAGGGGCTGGTGGACACCACCCGCGAGTGCCTGAACGCCGGGCTGGAGGTCGTCCGGCCGGGCGCGCGCCTGGGCGACATCGGCTACGCCATCCAGTCGCTCGCGGAGGGCCGCGGCTACTCGGTCGTGCACGAGTACACCGGCCACGGCATCGGCAAGAAGCTGCACGACGAGCCCACCGTGTATCACCACGGCGTGCGCTACACCGGCCTGAAGCTCCAGCCGGGCATGGTCTTCACCATCGAGCCCATGATCAACCTCGGCCGCCCCGAAACGCGCCTGCTGAGCGACAAGTGGACGGTCATCACCGCCGACAAACAGCCCAGCGCGCAGTTCGAGCACACCGTCGTGGTGACGAACAAGGGGCACGAAGTCCTGACGCTGTGA
- a CDS encoding DUF4259 domain-containing protein, translating into MGTWGTGSFDNDSAADFIKEVVEDGAVALREALEVVLDPDLDYVEAEEGSRAIAAAEIIAAITSGDHRFVTDDDLLSWVEDADARSVSGQRALALDAVDRVVGPDSELPELWEDSEDLRDWQRDVQRLRATLG; encoded by the coding sequence ATGGGCACCTGGGGCACCGGCAGTTTCGACAACGACAGCGCCGCAGACTTCATCAAGGAAGTCGTGGAGGACGGCGCGGTGGCGCTCCGGGAAGCCCTGGAGGTGGTGCTCGACCCGGACCTTGATTACGTCGAGGCTGAGGAGGGCTCGCGCGCCATCGCCGCCGCTGAGATCATCGCGGCGATCACGTCCGGCGACCACCGCTTCGTGACGGACGACGACCTGCTGTCGTGGGTGGAGGACGCCGACGCCCGCAGCGTGAGCGGTCAGCGCGCCCTGGCGCTCGACGCCGTGGACCGCGTGGTTGGGCCGGACAGCGAACTGCCCGAGCTGTGGGAGGACTCCGAGGATCTGCGCGACTGGCAGCGCGACGTGCAGCGCCTGCGCGCCACGCTGGGCTGA
- a CDS encoding pentapeptide repeat-containing protein: MTGHPRPLPPRFPKGGLREVGADALEDESTYRAVVIEGGRVPARLHAVAFEGCVLRGVDLRDIDWTLVRFADVRVERCDLSAARVADAALDRVEVRGGRLLGTQLPGVLLKNVLLSGVAAPFSIWAGAQATRVHLDTCDLTDAVFTGASLPAATLSGCVLRRTDFRRADLGGADLRGSALWGVSLGLPDLAGVTVDSAQLPALAHFLGVTVADGSPDDPDA, from the coding sequence GTGACCGGCCACCCCCGCCCCCTGCCGCCGCGCTTCCCGAAGGGCGGCCTGCGAGAAGTCGGGGCCGACGCGCTGGAGGACGAATCCACGTACCGCGCCGTGGTGATCGAGGGTGGCCGGGTGCCGGCCCGCCTGCACGCCGTGGCCTTCGAGGGCTGCGTGCTGCGGGGCGTCGACCTGCGCGACATCGACTGGACGCTGGTGCGCTTCGCGGACGTGCGCGTGGAACGCTGCGACCTGAGTGCCGCCCGAGTGGCGGACGCGGCCCTGGACCGCGTGGAGGTGCGCGGCGGCCGGCTGCTGGGTACCCAGCTGCCCGGCGTGCTGCTGAAGAACGTGCTGCTGTCGGGCGTGGCGGCGCCGTTCTCGATCTGGGCCGGCGCCCAGGCCACCCGCGTGCACCTGGACACCTGCGACCTGACCGACGCCGTGTTCACCGGCGCGTCGCTGCCCGCCGCCACCCTGAGCGGCTGCGTGCTGCGCCGCACCGACTTCCGCCGCGCGGACCTGGGCGGCGCCGACCTGCGCGGCTCGGCGCTGTGGGGCGTGTCCCTGGGCCTCCCCGACCTGGCGGGCGTGACGGTGGATTCCGCGCAATTGCCGGCTCTTGCGCACTTCCTGGGCGTGACCGTGGCCGACGGAAGTCCTGACGACCCCGACGCCTGA
- a CDS encoding branched-chain amino acid ABC transporter permease, with amino-acid sequence MTATTTAPAARPRALTFGNMWLSAALIAVIVLYPMFFGKAMNFGVSTLIFAGLAMSWNILGGWAGQTSLGHAALLGIGAYTMTLLAIPERVPAIFGGPVAPWWGALIAMVLAALIAAVWGGLTFRLRGSYFTLSSIAVALVIRLIAINSEWTGGSEGLFMPDLPRFLGLDLFDRKAEYILAAAFVVLTLGITHAIRRSRLGYALQAVREDEDGARALGIDPTRMKVIAFMISAALTALGGALYGIYLQAFEPHTLLELPISVQIALMAIIGGRGTIQGPAIGAILLAVFGEIFRNVFANANLLIYGVLILVVTLFAPNGVMGLFQRGGRKLGTAR; translated from the coding sequence ATGACCGCCACCACCACTGCTCCCGCCGCGCGCCCCCGCGCCCTGACCTTCGGAAACATGTGGCTAAGCGCCGCGCTGATCGCCGTGATCGTCCTGTACCCCATGTTCTTCGGCAAGGCCATGAACTTCGGCGTGTCCACCCTGATCTTCGCCGGGCTCGCCATGAGCTGGAACATCCTGGGCGGGTGGGCCGGGCAGACCAGCCTCGGGCACGCGGCGCTGCTCGGTATCGGCGCGTATACCATGACCCTGCTCGCCATTCCCGAGCGCGTGCCGGCGATCTTCGGCGGGCCGGTCGCGCCGTGGTGGGGCGCGCTGATCGCCATGGTGCTTGCGGCCCTGATCGCGGCGGTGTGGGGCGGCCTGACGTTCCGCCTGCGCGGCAGCTACTTCACGCTGTCCTCCATCGCGGTGGCGCTCGTCATCCGTCTGATTGCCATCAACTCCGAGTGGACCGGCGGCAGCGAGGGCCTGTTCATGCCGGACCTGCCGCGCTTCCTGGGCCTGGACCTGTTCGACCGCAAGGCCGAGTACATCCTCGCGGCGGCCTTCGTGGTCCTCACGCTCGGCATCACGCACGCCATCCGCCGCTCCCGCCTCGGCTACGCGCTGCAGGCCGTGCGCGAGGATGAGGACGGCGCCCGCGCCCTGGGCATCGACCCCACGCGCATGAAGGTGATCGCGTTCATGATCTCCGCGGCGCTCACGGCGCTGGGCGGCGCGCTGTACGGCATCTACCTGCAGGCCTTCGAGCCGCACACCCTGCTGGAACTGCCGATCAGTGTGCAAATCGCCCTGATGGCCATCATCGGCGGGCGCGGCACCATCCAGGGCCCGGCCATCGGCGCGATCCTGCTCGCGGTGTTCGGCGAGATCTTCCGCAACGTGTTCGCGAACGCGAACCTCCTGATCTACGGCGTGCTGATTCTGGTCGTGACGCTCTTCGCTCCGAACGGCGTGATGGGCCTGTTCCAGCGCGGTGGCCGCAAGCTGGGGACGGCACGATGA
- a CDS encoding ABC transporter ATP-binding protein has product MTAVTVKRPGFVPGERVLDVRDLEVAYGEVQVVFGVSLHVDKGELVGLVGGNGSGKSTILRVVSGMLKARGGAAEYRGQNLNGVPPHRITEMRVAHVPMGRQLFGQMTVEENLLMGAYLPRTKANRAANLQKVYDFFPRLTEKRTSPAAALSGGEQQMVAIGRAIMSEPEVLLMDEPSLGLAPLVVLEVMRVIGSLRELGLTVLLVEQNVRQVLKVTDRTYVLELGKLVKEGPSAELMGDPDIIKAYLGV; this is encoded by the coding sequence ATGACGGCCGTCACCGTGAAGCGCCCCGGCTTCGTGCCCGGTGAACGGGTGCTGGATGTCCGTGACCTGGAGGTCGCGTACGGTGAGGTGCAGGTCGTGTTCGGCGTGTCGCTGCACGTGGACAAGGGCGAACTCGTCGGGCTGGTCGGCGGGAACGGCTCGGGCAAGAGCACGATCCTGCGCGTCGTGTCGGGCATGCTCAAGGCCAGGGGCGGCGCGGCCGAGTACCGCGGGCAGAACCTGAACGGCGTCCCGCCGCACCGCATCACCGAGATGCGCGTCGCGCACGTCCCGATGGGCCGGCAGCTGTTCGGGCAGATGACCGTCGAGGAGAACCTCCTGATGGGCGCGTACCTGCCGCGCACCAAGGCGAACCGCGCCGCGAACCTCCAGAAGGTGTACGACTTCTTCCCGCGCCTGACCGAGAAGCGCACGTCACCGGCGGCGGCGCTGTCCGGCGGGGAGCAGCAGATGGTCGCCATCGGCCGCGCCATCATGAGCGAGCCGGAAGTGCTGCTGATGGACGAGCCCAGCCTGGGCCTCGCGCCGCTGGTCGTGCTGGAGGTCATGCGCGTGATCGGCAGCCTGCGCGAACTCGGCCTGACGGTGCTGCTGGTGGAGCAGAACGTCCGGCAGGTGCTGAAGGTCACAGACCGCACCTACGTGCTGGAACTCGGGAAGCTCGTCAAGGAGGGTCCCAGCGCCGAGCTGATGGGCGACCCGGACATCATCAAGGCCTACCTGGGCGTGTGA
- a CDS encoding M55 family metallopeptidase, with translation MKVVISVDMEGVCGVSSWVQVSPPEFGGLVSSAEYERARERMTLEAAAAAQGALDGGAADVLVNDSHDTMRNLIPELLPDGVRFTSGNDKPLSMVQGVQDSGVGALLFVGYHARAGSMRGPLAHTWNGFLRDVRVNGVSTGEYGLNALVAGHYGVPVVFACGDDVAMSEITAELGPQVVTVAVKEGLSSFAAAHLHPREAQRRIREGAAQGVRAAGHATPYTTVWPASAQLSFNHQARADACERVPGVTRVDAVTVGWSSPDAYHLFQTFRMLAKVGEVRLDG, from the coding sequence ATGAAGGTCGTGATCAGTGTGGACATGGAGGGTGTGTGCGGGGTGTCGAGCTGGGTGCAGGTCAGCCCGCCGGAGTTCGGCGGCCTGGTCAGCAGCGCCGAGTACGAGCGCGCCCGCGAGCGCATGACGCTGGAGGCCGCCGCCGCCGCGCAGGGCGCCCTGGACGGCGGCGCGGCGGACGTGCTGGTGAACGACAGCCACGACACCATGCGCAACCTGATCCCGGAACTCCTGCCGGACGGCGTGCGCTTCACCAGCGGCAACGACAAGCCGCTGAGCATGGTGCAGGGCGTGCAGGACAGCGGCGTGGGCGCGCTGCTCTTCGTGGGCTATCACGCGCGGGCCGGCAGCATGCGCGGGCCGCTCGCGCACACGTGGAACGGCTTTCTCCGCGACGTGCGCGTGAACGGCGTGTCCACCGGCGAGTACGGCCTGAATGCCCTGGTGGCCGGGCATTACGGCGTGCCCGTGGTGTTCGCGTGCGGGGACGACGTGGCCATGAGCGAGATCACGGCCGAACTGGGGCCGCAGGTGGTCACGGTGGCGGTGAAGGAGGGCCTGAGCAGCTTCGCGGCCGCGCACCTGCACCCGCGTGAAGCGCAGCGCCGCATCCGCGAGGGCGCGGCACAGGGCGTCCGGGCGGCGGGCCACGCCACGCCGTACACGACCGTGTGGCCGGCGTCCGCGCAGCTGTCGTTCAACCACCAGGCCCGCGCCGACGCGTGCGAGCGGGTGCCCGGCGTGACCCGCGTGGACGCCGTGACGGTGGGGTGGTCGAGCCCCGACGCGTATCACCTGTTCCAGACCTTCCGCATGCTTGCCAAGGTGGGCGAAGTGCGCCTGGACGGGTAA
- a CDS encoding stage V sporulation protein S: MADSALPLEILRVSGTSRPNAIAGAVAALLRSKGEVDIQAIGPTAVNQTVKALAIARGYLHGDALDLYTQPEFVKLDVQHEERTAVRFHVRSMPLPTH, translated from the coding sequence ATGGCTGACTCTGCCCTTCCCCTCGAAATCCTGCGCGTGTCCGGCACCTCGCGGCCGAACGCGATCGCGGGCGCGGTGGCGGCGCTGCTGCGCTCGAAGGGTGAGGTGGACATCCAGGCGATCGGCCCCACCGCCGTGAACCAGACGGTCAAGGCCCTCGCCATCGCGCGCGGCTACCTGCACGGCGACGCGCTGGACCTCTACACCCAGCCGGAGTTCGTGAAGCTCGACGTGCAGCACGAAGAGCGGACGGCCGTGCGCTTCCACGTGCGCTCGATGCCGCTGCCGACGCACTGA
- a CDS encoding rhodanese-like domain-containing protein, protein MDEVTPQEGQRRVQAGALLVDVREQNEYDDVHADGAQLIPLSEFEARYTELPKDADLVMICRSGARSARAGEFLAQHGYSKVANLTGGTNAWVEAGLPSVKGQG, encoded by the coding sequence ATGGACGAAGTCACCCCGCAAGAAGGCCAGCGCCGCGTGCAGGCCGGCGCCCTGCTCGTCGACGTGCGCGAGCAGAACGAATACGACGACGTGCACGCCGACGGCGCACAGCTCATCCCGCTGAGCGAGTTCGAGGCCCGTTACACCGAACTCCCGAAGGACGCCGACCTCGTGATGATCTGCCGCAGCGGCGCCCGCAGTGCCCGCGCCGGCGAATTCCTCGCGCAGCACGGCTACTCGAAGGTCGCCAACCTCACCGGCGGCACGAACGCGTGGGTCGAGGCGGGCCTGCCCAGCGTGAAGGGGCAGGGCTGA
- a CDS encoding ABC transporter ATP-binding protein → MSGPSQSPAVIAGRTDFGGQPVHAPSGPPLLEASNITVRFGGVVAVKDISLAVRPGEILGLIGPNGAGKTTLFNALTGFVKASEGRVAFDGRDITHAQPQVRAKLGMARTFQVERPFEDLSVLENVLVAAFLKYRGRAAENHAYDVLERVGLADRAAQPASQLNLARRRRLELAKALALEPRMLFLDESIAGLNPPGQQEMVALIRQLAQSGLGIVMVEHIMHVIMSLSDHVICMAFGELLAEGDPHDVAAHPDVIRAYLGDDDD, encoded by the coding sequence ATGAGCGGGCCGTCGCAGAGTCCCGCCGTCATAGCCGGCCGGACCGACTTCGGTGGGCAGCCGGTGCACGCGCCCAGTGGGCCGCCCCTGCTGGAGGCGAGCAACATCACCGTGCGCTTCGGCGGCGTGGTGGCCGTGAAGGACATCAGCCTCGCGGTGCGGCCCGGCGAGATCCTCGGCCTGATCGGCCCGAACGGCGCGGGCAAGACCACGCTGTTCAACGCCCTGACGGGCTTCGTGAAGGCCAGCGAGGGCCGCGTCGCGTTCGATGGGCGCGACATCACGCACGCGCAGCCACAGGTGCGGGCAAAACTCGGCATGGCCCGCACCTTCCAGGTGGAGCGGCCCTTCGAGGACCTCAGCGTGCTGGAGAACGTCCTGGTGGCCGCGTTCCTCAAGTACCGAGGCCGCGCCGCGGAGAACCACGCCTACGACGTGCTGGAACGGGTGGGTCTCGCAGACCGGGCCGCGCAGCCGGCGTCACAGCTGAACCTGGCGCGCCGCCGCCGTCTGGAACTCGCCAAGGCGCTCGCGCTGGAGCCCCGCATGCTGTTTCTCGATGAGAGCATCGCGGGTCTGAACCCGCCGGGCCAGCAGGAGATGGTCGCCCTGATCCGGCAGCTCGCGCAGTCCGGGCTGGGCATCGTGATGGTCGAGCACATCATGCACGTGATCATGAGCCTGTCGGACCACGTGATCTGCATGGCCTTCGGGGAACTCCTCGCCGAGGGCGACCCGCACGACGTCGCCGCGCACCCCGATGTGATCCGTGCGTACCTGGGAGACGACGATGACTGA
- a CDS encoding YrdB family protein gives MKANTVQTAPGTTVGGADVLAFATELGALGAVAVWGWHSGGWMGALGTALTFGTVWGVFLSPRAAVPVTGVWWPLAKLAVFAVSALALSTVAGVVPAAALLSLALLSAVLGGTR, from the coding sequence ATGAAAGCGAACACTGTTCAGACCGCGCCGGGCACGACGGTCGGCGGCGCCGATGTCCTCGCCTTCGCCACGGAACTCGGCGCGCTCGGGGCCGTGGCGGTGTGGGGCTGGCACTCCGGCGGTTGGATGGGCGCGCTGGGCACGGCCCTCACCTTCGGGACGGTGTGGGGCGTGTTCCTGTCGCCCAGAGCGGCCGTGCCGGTCACGGGCGTGTGGTGGCCGCTCGCCAAGCTCGCGGTGTTCGCCGTCAGTGCCCTGGCATTGAGCACCGTCGCCGGCGTCGTGCCCGCGGCAGCGCTGCTCTCCCTGGCCCTCCTGAGCGCCGTACTGGGGGGCACGCGATGA